The following proteins are encoded in a genomic region of Mus caroli chromosome 18, CAROLI_EIJ_v1.1, whole genome shotgun sequence:
- the Mzb1 gene encoding marginal zone B- and B1-cell-specific protein, whose amino-acid sequence MRLPLPLLLLFGCRAILGSSGDRVSLSASAPTLDDEEKYSAHMPAHLRCDACRAVAFQMGQRLAKAEAKSHTPDASGLQELSESTYTDVLDQTCSQNWQSYGVHEVNQMKRLTGPGLSKGPEPRISVMISGGPWPNRLSKTCFHYLGEFGEDQIYEAYRQGQANLEALLCGGTHGPCSQEILAQREEL is encoded by the exons ATGAGACTGCCTCTGCCGCTGTTGCTACTGTTCGGGTGCAGGGCTATCCTGGGGAGCTCCGGGGATAGGGTTTCCCTCTCGGCTTCGGCTCCCACACTGGATGATGAAGAGAAGTACTCGGCTCATATGCCTGCTCACCTGCGCTGCGATGCCTGCCGGGCTGTGGCCTTCCAG ATGGGGCAACGTCTGGCGAAAGCAGAGGCTAAATCTCACACTCCAGACGCCAGTGGATTGCAGGAGCTGAGTGAATCCACGTACACAGATGTCCTGGACCAGACCTGCTCTCAGAACTGGCAGTC CTATGGAGTCCATGAAGTGAACCAGATGAAGCGTCTCACGGGCCCAGGACTTAGCAAGGGGCCAGAGCCAAGAATCAGTGTGATGATTTCTGGGGGTCCCTGGCCCAATAG GCTCTCCAAGACGTGTTTCCACTACCTGGGTGAGTTTGGAGAGGACCAGATCTATGAAGCCTACCGCCAAGGCCAAGCGAATCTGGAGGCGCTGCTCTGTGGGGGCACCCATGGGCCCTGCTCACAGGAGATCCTGGCCCAGAGAGAAGAGCTTTAG
- the Prob1 gene encoding proline-rich basic protein 1: protein MGSSPLKAHSLGFSAAKAASSGVDAGALRRFDPAASRRGGDSAGATSSGTAREVVLGVLPTMLTALAPLALPGLSRRLPAPAGRQDSSGSSGSYHTAPGSPEPPDVGPDTEGQGTWLWVAPGWGAGAQPVLSVSAQNSRQQHGSGSGFPRGPGSGPLPPRPQLRMLPSGEMEVIFGAGPLFNRSDAEDLQEQQLMAPTFSSPQLPDPASPASVSSQPQVPDGGSRWATYLELPPREPSPAVSGQYECVEVALEERTAPVRPRTVPKRQIELRPRPRSPSQDSRAPRPRLLLRTGSLDESLSRLQAAAGIVQTALARKLGSAVPAPSNVTFKSTAKPESTTNSQETAGSTRVLLEEAKSRPPRAHDNSSSARVPRPWPSLRERAIRRDKPAPGTEPLGPVSSSIFLQSEEKPHQAYKQESKTQFPRETPDRTVPRARSPPFHSRGSRVVPSRVVRPRSPSPPQQAPNGAVRGPRCPSPQNPPQPSKIVWRTSSPAFPGGTSSAWENRNASVEEVVSRRTPSPPPLPQWTQGVARVGNPCPEAPLVWKVPNSRGGDAVGLSRDSLPALLPREAPHPIETGTQSPGETWSPVVQGASTALHQEAMNGLTQELEPPTPSAPATPELTEALCLLSLENAGIAIRGGQRSPDVDTPEQPRSHLTSTLDDDVCPEAVGSGEAASERPRVTIPRPRDVRKMVKTTYAPSFPAGIPGSGLPAPPADTCGEDGDASKTHKLPALESPAPAHYTSIFLKDFLPVVPHPYESPEPSLHATPKDASQSSGVPRRRAENSTAKPFARSEIRLPGALAFGQRREKTPTVQRRGPGGENPDAEAQCLVPNPEGRTSPLGGARTSTQCSPLESTGTRPPRPGSPQACPNSSLRAAPELETPLVTPATAVQAPRLPDPPATAARAAAPFPRAASAPPTDRLPPASSQGRRPPGAAPAGKVLLDPESGRYYFVEAPRQPRLRLLFDPESGQYVEVLLPPSPSPSRQPRQPYAPLALGPGLYPPAYGPISGPSLSPLSPNLPALGSLQLPWASEAGPLEGMYYMPLSGTPSPAPPMLFCAPPSSSGPIQSGKGSVFPL from the coding sequence ATGGGGTCTTCACCCCTAAAAGCCCACAGCTTAGGTTTCTCTGCTGCCAAGGCCGCTAGCTCAGGCGTTGACGCTGGCGCTTTAAGACGCTTTGACCCCGCGGCATCCAGGCGGGGCGGGGACAGTGCAGGAGCCACCAGCAGCGGCACTGCGCGGGAGGTAGTGCTAGGTGTCCTGCCCACCATGCTGACTGCGCTCGCCCCGCTAGCCCTTCCTGGGCTCTCAAGGCGGCTGCCTGCCCCAGCGGGGCGTCAGGACTCGTCCGGTTCGTCCGGCTCCTACCACACAGCTCCGGGTTCTCCGGAGCCCCCGGACGTTGGGCCGGACACAGAAGGCCAGGGGACTTGGCTCTGGGTGGCTCCTGGGTGGGGGGCGGGCGCGCAGCCTGTCCTGTCCGTCAGCGCCCAGAATAGCCGCCAGCAGCACGGCTCCGGCTCGGGTTTCCCACGAGGCCCGGGCTCCGGCCCGCTGCCGCCCCGGCCCCAGCTGCGCATGCTGCCGTCGGGGGAGATGGAAGTCATCTTCGGCGCGGGGCCTCTGTTCAACCGCTCCGACGCGGAGGATCTGCAGGAGCAACAGCTCATGGCGCCTACCTTCAGCAGTCCCCAGCTGCCCGATCCAGcgtctcctgcctcagtctcgtCGCAGCCGCAGGTCCCCGACGGGGGCTCTCGCTGGGCCACCTACCTGGAGCTGCCGCCCCGCGAGCCGAGTCCTGCCGTCTCAGGCCAGTACGAGTGTGTGGAGGTAGCCCTGGAGGAGCGCACCGCGCCCGTTAGACCCCGCACTGTGCCGAAACGTCAGATCGAGCTGCGCCCGCGGCCTCGGAGTCCCTCGCAGGACAGTCGCGCGCCGCGTCCCCGACTGCTCCTGCGCACGGGCTCCCTGGACGAGTCTCTGAGCCGCTTGCAGGCCGCCGCGGGCATCGTGCAGACGGCGCTGGCTAGAAAACTAGGCTCTGCGGTCCCAGCCCCCAGCAACGTCACTTTTAAGTCTACCGCCAAGCCAGAATCCACGACGAACTCTCAGGAGACGGCAGGCAGCACTCGTGTGCTCCTGGAAGAGGCTAAGTCTCGGCCGCCCCGCGCGCACGATAATTCCTCCTCTGCCAGAGTCCCGCGGCCTTGGCCTAGCCTCCGAGAGCGAGCGATTCGGCGGGACAAGCCGGCTCCCGGGACCGAGCCTCTGGGTCCAGTTAGTTCCAGCATCTTTCTGCAATCAGAGGAGAAACCTCATCAGGCTTACAAACAGGAATCCAAGACCCAGTTTCCCCGTGAGACTCCCGATCGAACCGTGCCGAGAGCACGGAGTCCTCCTTTTCATTCTAGAGGTTCCCGGGTGGTTCCCAGTAGGGTTGTGAGGCCGAGGAGCCCCTCTCCTCCGCAGCAGGCTCCAAACGGGGCCGTGCGGGGTCCTCGCTGCCCGTCTCCCCAGAACCCCCCACAACCTTCTAAGATTGTTTGGAGAACGAGTAGCCCGGCCTTCCCTGGCGGCACATCCTCTGCGTGGGAAAATCGGAATGCCTCCGTCGAGGAAGTAGTCAGCAGAAGGACCCCTTCCCCACCACCACTTCCCCAATGGACTCAGGGTGTCGCTAGAGTTGGGAACCCATGTCCTGAAGCTCCTCTTGTGTGGAAGGTTCCGAATTCGAGAGGCGGAGATGCAGTAGGGCTGAGTAGGGACTCGTTGCCAGCCCTGCTCCCGCGAGAAGCACCTCATCCTATTGAAACGGGTACCCAATCGCCCGGAGAGACTTGGAGTCCTGTTGTGCAGGGTGCATCGACAGCACTGCATCAGGAAGCTATGAACGGTCTAACCCAGGAGCTGGAGCCGCCTACACCATCAGCACCCGCGACTCCAGAGCTCACAGAGGCTCTGTGTCTGCTCTCACTGGAAAATGCGGGTATCGCCATCAGAGGCGGTCAGCGGTCTCCAGATGTGGATACACCGGAACAGCCCCGAAGTCACCTCACAAGCACTCTGGACGACGATGTGTGCCCGGAAGCCGTGGGCTCGGGAGAAGCGGCTTCTGAACGCCCGCGAGTGACCATTCCGCGGCCGCGAGACGTGCGCAAGATGGTTAAGACTACTTATGCGCCAAGCTTCCCTGCAGGGATCCCAGGCTCCGGGCTTCCCGCGCCTCCTGCGGACACCTGCGGGGAGGACGGTGATGCATCCAAAACTCACAAGCTCCCCGCACTTGAGTCGCCCGCCCCGGCTCATTACACTTCCATTTTTCTCAAGGACTTTCTGCCTGTGGTACCTCATCCCTACGAGTCACCAGAGCCTTCACTCCATGCAACCCCTAAGGATGCCTCCCAGTCCAGCGGGGTCCCGAGGCGGCGGGCAGAGAACAGCACCGCGAAGCCTTTCGCTCGGAGTGAGATCCGCTTGCCTGGCGCTCTAGCTTTCGGCCAGCGGCGGGAGAAAACCCCGACTGTCCAAAGACGCGGTCCTGGAGGAGAAAACCCGGATGCTGAGGCCCAGTGCCTGGTCCCGAACCCTGAGGGTCGGACCAGCCCTTTAGGAGGCGCTCGCACCTCAACCCAGTGTTCCCCTTTAGAGTCGACAGGGACCCGACCACCTCGCCCCGGCTCCCCGCAGGCGTGTCCAAACTCGAGCCTTAGGGCAGCGCCCGAATTGGAGACACCGCTTGTGACTCCAGCAACTGCGGTCCAGGCGCCCCGACTTCCCGATCCTCCGGCGACGGCAGCCAGAGCCGCTGCACCCTTCCCGCGAGCTGCTTCTGCGCCTCCCACCGACAGGCTTCCCCCTGCATCTTCCCAGGGGCGGAGGCCTCCGGGAGCCGCGCCCGCGGGGAAGGTCCTCTTAGACCCGGAGAGCGGCCGGTACTACTTTGTGGAGGCGCCGAGGCAGCCGAGGCTGCGACTACTTTTCGATCCCGAGAGCGGGCAGTACGTGGAAGTACTGCTGCCACCCTCGCCCTCTCCCTCCCGGCAGCCACGCCAGCCCTATGCCCCGCTGGCCCTAGGGCCAGGCCTCTACCCGCCCGCCTATGGGCCTATCTCTGGTCCATCACTGTCGCCGCTGTCCCCCAACCTGCCGGCCCTTGGTAGTCTCCAGCTACCTTGGGCTTCTGAGGCTGGACCCCTGGAGGGAATGTATTACATGCCCTTGAGCGGGACCCCTAGTCCAGCACCACCAATGCTCTTCTGTGCCCCACCCTCCAGTTCTGGTCCCATCCAGTCAGGCAAGGGTTCTGTGTTTCCTTTGTGA
- the Spata24 gene encoding spermatogenesis-associated protein 24, whose translation MATPLGWSQGGSGSVCLAFDQLRDVIESQEELIHQLRNVMVLQDENFVSKEEFHEIEKKLVEEKAAHAKTKALLAKEEEKLQFALGEVEVLSKQLEKEKMAFEKALSSVKSRVLQESSKKDQLITKCNEIESHIIKQEDILNGKENEIKELQQVISQQKQNFRNHVSDFRIQKQQETYMAQVLDQKRKKATGTRRARSRQCSREK comes from the exons ATGGCGACGCCCCTTGGGTGGTCGCAGGGGGGCTCTGGATCAGTGTGTCTCGCCTTCGATCAACTGCGGGACGTGATTGAATCTCAGGAGGAACTGATCCACCAGCTGAGGAATGTG ATGGTTCTCCAGGATGAGAATTTTGTCAGTAAAGAAGAGTTCCATGAAATCGAGAAGAAACTGGTG GAAGAGAAAGCTGCTCATGCCAAAACCAAAGCCCTCCTGgccaaggaagaagagaagttACAGTTTGCTCTGGGAGAGGTGGAGGTGCTGTCCAAGCagctggagaaagagaagatggcCTTTGAAAAAGC GCTCTCCAGTGTCAAGAGCAGAGTCCTGCAGGAGTCCAGCAAGAAGGACCAGCTCATCACCAAGTGCAATG AAATTGAATCCCACATTATAAAGCAAGAAGATATACTTAATGGCAAAGAGAATGAGATTAAAGAGTTGCAGCAAGTTATCAGCCAGCAGAAACAGAATTTCAG GAATCACGTGTCTGACTTCCGGATCCAAAAGCAGCAGGAGACCTACATGGCCCAGGTGCTGGATCAGAAGCGTAAGAAAGCCACAGGAACACGTCGGGCCCGTAGCCGTCAGTGTTCCAGGGAGAAATAA